In Geminocystis sp. NIES-3708, a single window of DNA contains:
- the argC gene encoding N-acetyl-gamma-glutamyl-phosphate reductase — translation MGESKKVSVGIVGASGYGGVQLVKILLEHPQIEIVYLGGDSSAGKEYGDLYPHLQHRVKTIIEPIELDTIASRCEVVFLGLPNGLACDFAPELIEKGCKVLDLSADYRFKNLDTYTAWYKTEREDHQTAATAVYGLPELYREQIKNSSLIGCAGCYPTASLLALAPLLKQGLVLPETIIIDAKSGTSGGGRQGKINLLLAEADSSLGAYGVAKHRHTPEIEQICSDLARSDVKVQFTPHLIPMPRGILSTVYGTLRDPGLVTEDLLTIYNAFYRNSAFVKVLGNGIYPQTKWACGTNLAYIGIEVDPRTGRVIVMSAIDNLIKGQAGQAVQCLNLMMGWAEDLGLPNLAFYP, via the coding sequence ATGGGTGAATCAAAAAAAGTATCTGTGGGAATTGTGGGTGCGTCAGGCTACGGTGGTGTACAGTTAGTTAAAATATTATTAGAACATCCTCAAATAGAAATAGTTTATCTTGGCGGTGATAGTAGTGCTGGAAAAGAATATGGCGATTTATATCCTCACTTACAACACCGAGTTAAGACGATAATTGAGCCTATTGAGTTAGACACCATTGCCTCTCGTTGTGAAGTGGTATTTTTAGGTTTACCCAATGGATTGGCTTGTGATTTTGCCCCAGAATTAATTGAAAAAGGATGTAAAGTATTAGATTTATCGGCTGATTATCGTTTCAAAAATCTAGATACCTATACAGCATGGTATAAAACTGAAAGAGAAGATCATCAAACTGCCGCTACTGCGGTTTATGGATTGCCTGAATTATATCGAGAACAAATTAAAAATAGTTCCTTAATTGGTTGTGCTGGATGTTATCCTACTGCTAGTTTACTTGCTCTTGCCCCCTTATTAAAACAAGGTTTGGTGTTGCCTGAAACAATTATCATTGATGCGAAATCTGGTACTTCGGGCGGTGGCAGACAAGGTAAAATTAATTTATTATTAGCAGAAGCAGATAGTTCTCTAGGAGCGTATGGAGTAGCAAAACATAGACATACTCCAGAAATTGAACAAATTTGCTCAGATTTAGCCCGAAGCGATGTAAAAGTTCAATTTACTCCTCATTTAATCCCTATGCCTAGAGGGATTTTATCTACGGTATATGGTACATTAAGAGATCCTGGATTAGTGACTGAAGATTTACTAACCATTTATAATGCTTTCTACCGTAATTCTGCTTTTGTCAAAGTATTGGGTAATGGTATTTATCCTCAGACAAAATGGGCTTGTGGCACTAATTTAGCTTATATTGGGATTGAAGTTGATCCTCGTACTGGTAGAGTTATTGTTATGTCAGCTATTGATAACTTAATTAAAGGACAAGCAGGACAAGCTGTTCAATGTTTAAACTTAATGATGGGATGGGCTGAAGATTTAGGTTTACCAAATTTAGCTTTTTATCCATAA
- a CDS encoding serine/threonine-protein kinase — protein MTIQCPACLENNPISASHCQICGYSLVSDNDFKNQGKTVNKTNNSPHHLLPNTLLFNGRYQILETIGEGGFGITYKGIYLANQSIVAIKELWPEKSARVDNNIIWSFNIPPKEKQLQIYKFKLEADNQKKCNHPNIPKIYDCFEENNTAYIVMEFIEGKSLLSILKNEGVLSESRIKKYFIQIAEALTIIHQNNFLHRDIKPENIIINSQDKAILIDFGATKEFIDGMTSIMSTTLTFGYAPYEQYSTKSKRFAATDFYALCASMYELLTGKLPEDAAERVDSILHNNGKDPLISPRQLRPEISFLIENIILTGMRIKVEERFQTAQELIKALQGNFLSPLHKKAQDFLNQNNLIESIKAYENCLQNEPNNDQAMVELALVQLHINPQQAEITANQVIKLNPSDGRSYGVLGLMACRQKNWQKAVSDLKKASQLSPQQGWIKSNLAWSLGKLGKWGEAETFINQALSFDGNCTFSLGVKAWILTQQQQWKQAISPATQAIFKSKQSNNRNSKELQTWLYPVLIFALKHAVITKNAQDVEKKINDFCQQIPDSGYSWALKAWHCGKEGKLNEGINYCQKATSFSNFPHWILINQAIIQENLHQRENALNSYRQYSQKFNDYYLVYFRLGTLFANQKQWLNAESYLEKAIKLNPDYAPAYHNLAWVLFNIRSSDGDIENSRQVMANYRQAISLYSANNSMYSIQLKKLFDDLKIKI, from the coding sequence ATGACTATTCAATGTCCTGCTTGTTTAGAAAATAATCCTATTAGTGCAAGTCATTGTCAAATTTGTGGTTATTCTTTAGTTTCTGATAATGATTTTAAAAACCAAGGAAAAACTGTTAATAAAACTAACAATTCTCCTCATCATTTACTACCTAATACCTTATTATTTAATGGGCGTTATCAAATATTAGAAACTATTGGAGAAGGAGGCTTTGGTATTACTTATAAAGGAATATATTTAGCTAATCAAAGCATCGTAGCTATTAAAGAATTGTGGCCTGAAAAATCTGCTAGAGTTGATAATAATATAATTTGGTCATTCAATATTCCTCCTAAAGAAAAACAATTACAAATTTATAAATTTAAACTAGAAGCAGATAATCAAAAAAAGTGCAATCATCCCAATATTCCTAAAATCTATGATTGTTTTGAAGAAAATAATACTGCTTATATCGTCATGGAATTTATTGAAGGTAAATCTTTATTAAGTATTCTCAAAAATGAGGGCGTTTTAAGTGAAAGTAGAATTAAAAAATATTTTATTCAAATAGCAGAAGCCCTAACAATAATTCATCAAAATAATTTTTTACATCGTGATATAAAACCAGAAAATATTATTATTAATTCTCAAGATAAAGCTATTTTAATTGATTTTGGAGCGACGAAAGAATTTATCGATGGCATGACAAGTATCATGAGTACAACTTTAACTTTTGGATATGCACCCTACGAACAATATAGCACTAAAAGTAAAAGATTTGCGGCTACAGATTTTTATGCCTTATGTGCCTCAATGTATGAATTATTAACAGGTAAATTACCTGAAGATGCGGCAGAAAGAGTTGATTCTATTTTACATAATAACGGAAAAGATCCTTTAATTTCTCCTCGTCAATTACGTCCAGAAATTAGTTTTTTAATAGAGAACATTATTTTAACAGGAATGCGTATAAAAGTTGAAGAAAGATTTCAAACTGCACAAGAATTAATTAAGGCTTTACAAGGAAATTTTCTCTCTCCTTTACATAAGAAAGCTCAAGATTTTTTGAATCAAAATAACTTAATAGAATCCATAAAAGCCTATGAAAATTGTTTGCAAAATGAGCCAAATAATGATCAAGCAATGGTAGAATTAGCCTTAGTGCAACTTCATATTAATCCTCAACAAGCGGAAATTACAGCAAATCAAGTCATAAAATTAAATCCTTCTGACGGTAGAAGTTATGGAGTATTAGGATTAATGGCTTGTCGTCAAAAAAATTGGCAAAAAGCAGTATCAGATTTAAAAAAAGCCTCTCAGTTATCACCACAACAAGGATGGATTAAAAGTAATTTAGCATGGAGTTTAGGTAAGTTAGGGAAATGGGGAGAAGCGGAAACATTTATAAATCAAGCCTTATCCTTTGATGGTAATTGTACTTTTTCTTTAGGAGTAAAAGCATGGATTTTGACGCAACAACAACAATGGAAACAAGCCATTTCTCCAGCGACTCAAGCTATTTTTAAATCTAAACAATCTAATAACCGTAATAGTAAAGAATTGCAAACTTGGCTTTATCCTGTCCTTATTTTTGCCTTAAAACACGCAGTTATTACCAAAAATGCTCAAGATGTAGAAAAAAAAATTAATGATTTCTGTCAACAAATCCCTGACAGTGGTTATAGTTGGGCATTAAAGGCGTGGCATTGTGGAAAAGAAGGCAAACTAAATGAAGGGATTAATTATTGTCAAAAGGCTACTTCTTTTAGTAATTTTCCCCATTGGATTTTAATAAATCAAGCCATTATTCAAGAAAACTTACATCAAAGAGAAAATGCTCTTAATAGTTATCGACAATATTCTCAAAAATTTAATGACTATTATTTAGTTTATTTTCGTTTAGGTACTTTATTTGCTAATCAAAAACAATGGCTTAATGCTGAATCATATTTAGAAAAAGCTATTAAATTAAATCCTGATTATGCACCAGCTTATCATAATTTGGCATGGGTTTTATTTAATATTAGATCTAGTGATGGTGACATCGAAAATTCTCGTCAAGTTATGGCTAATTATCGTCAAGCTATTAGTTTATATTCTGCTAATAATTCTATGTATTCTATACAATTAAAAAAACTTTTTGATGATTTAAAAATCAAGATTTAA
- a CDS encoding FHA domain-containing protein, with protein sequence MTITCNVCGYDQNPDGLEFCDACGAELTYTTVPTSPSIFPLTSEPHILDPLETNPTVKISPSTSESIIPSNPPETFTTSTDNVTATAKLIAKTPNAPISEFLIENYAIIGIFDPDTGPVDVDLEYFLGNETVSRQHGEIYFENNQWKIKDLGSTNGIFIKKAGQNRFNARITTPEILDNGDEIAIAKIRFTFTTIN encoded by the coding sequence ATGACTATTACTTGTAACGTTTGCGGCTACGATCAAAATCCTGACGGTTTAGAATTTTGTGATGCTTGTGGTGCAGAATTAACTTATACTACTGTACCTACATCCCCTTCAATATTTCCTTTAACTTCAGAGCCTCATATCCTAGATCCTTTAGAAACTAATCCTACTGTCAAAATTAGCCCTTCTACTTCAGAATCGATTATTCCCAGTAACCCCCCTGAAACTTTTACTACATCAACAGATAATGTTACAGCTACAGCCAAGTTAATTGCGAAAACTCCTAATGCACCGATATCAGAGTTTTTGATCGAGAATTACGCCATAATTGGTATATTTGATCCTGATACTGGTCCTGTTGATGTGGATTTAGAGTATTTTTTGGGTAATGAGACAGTTTCTCGTCAACATGGTGAAATTTACTTCGAGAATAACCAATGGAAGATTAAAGATTTAGGCTCAACTAATGGTATTTTTATCAAAAAAGCAGGGCAAAATCGTTTTAATGCTCGTATTACCACTCCCGAAATTCTCGACAATGGAGATGAAATTGCGATCGCAAAAATTCGTTTTACTTTTACAACCATAAATTAA
- a CDS encoding transporter substrate-binding domain-containing protein — protein sequence MKNKLFFQLFIISLFFSTNSLYIQPSKAENILEEINRTGLLKVGIRSDAIPFGYRNNNSELQGICFDLVSLIREQLTKTIDRNIITVKVFISNLNNRFEIVEDSIVHLECGPNTIRTINDYKISFSEPFFISGIQFITSKDIASKFINSDGKNLIIGLLNNTNTEVFIKEKYPKATFQLFDGIRGTQRALQAVIQKRIDGFADDGILLIGQSMAQQIFIGKNSDYVLTPQPPLTCEKYGLIISKNDPLWENFINSLLKSEKKSQMINRWFHNFNNDLFFSQNSCN from the coding sequence ATGAAGAATAAATTATTTTTTCAGCTATTTATAATAAGCTTATTTTTTAGTACTAATTCCCTATATATACAACCTTCAAAAGCAGAAAATATTTTAGAAGAAATTAATCGAACAGGATTATTAAAAGTAGGAATAAGAAGTGATGCTATTCCTTTTGGTTATAGAAACAATAACTCAGAATTACAAGGAATTTGTTTTGATTTAGTATCTTTAATTCGAGAACAATTAACAAAAACTATTGATCGAAATATAATTACCGTTAAAGTCTTTATTTCTAATCTTAATAACCGTTTTGAAATAGTAGAAGATAGTATAGTTCATTTAGAATGTGGACCTAACACTATCAGGACAATTAATGATTATAAAATTTCTTTTTCTGAACCTTTTTTTATATCAGGTATTCAGTTTATTACCTCAAAAGATATTGCGTCAAAATTTATTAACTCCGATGGTAAAAATTTAATAATTGGTTTATTAAATAACACTAACACAGAAGTATTTATAAAAGAAAAATATCCTAAAGCAACATTTCAATTATTTGATGGAATAAGAGGTACGCAAAGAGCTTTACAAGCAGTAATACAGAAAAGAATAGATGGTTTTGCTGATGATGGTATTTTACTAATAGGACAATCAATGGCACAACAGATATTTATTGGCAAAAATAGTGATTATGTGTTGACACCACAACCACCATTAACTTGTGAAAAATATGGGTTAATTATTTCTAAAAATGATCCATTATGGGAAAATTTTATCAATTCATTATTAAAATCAGAAAAAAAATCTCAAATGATCAATCGTTGGTTTCATAACTTCAATAATGACTTATTTTTTAGCCAAAATAGTTGTAATTAA
- a CDS encoding PP2C family serine/threonine-protein phosphatase: protein MELLTIEEQSIIFLENIELEIINYLGKLNPNIYYFQVKIIKGKESSLDNQLGLLRIGDINSNLSLEIELRSQLPNYGMISELWASINHDNVIVNLSNSNNNKVNEDDKMANQDDEIVQLSELEIDKDKPIIHSPNLEITDLYIENQQETNILIKDIEDKKDNYLEEEYYPEIEANNQESSAKLLVLTPYPDEENNLAQWLTKPHTDEEYLYIIVQLCQCFFYLSQNSWYCLDLFVEFIIVGTPIKFYDLTHIYPKNIELKIGFLGKYSAPELAYSKEINQFMSSYVIGALMYQMFHDNKLPNPDNLTINLIPKIYQILQVCLYSITEERYPLNQLLKLLIEIKNDLKKITISWEKANKSILGLSLKRLVNEDSYGIKQLEINQNNIILAGIADGMGGMAQGELASKLAIQTLLETPFNFDLNNQENQTNWLTEIFNQANQNINKKVEDGGTTLSVILAVNNQLIISHVGDSRIYLIRNKDIIQLSEDHSLVNMMLTSGQITYEESLDHPDRNVLIKFLGSKSVLSDGYVQNLSKNFDKISLTLEDNDLLILCSDGVWDLISNEEFIELFTEGNNLHFSIDKVIEKVLHKGASDNATIITLKCSIHPYKF from the coding sequence ATGGAATTATTAACAATAGAAGAACAAAGTATTATTTTTTTAGAAAATATTGAATTAGAAATTATTAACTATTTAGGAAAACTAAATCCAAATATTTATTACTTTCAAGTTAAGATTATTAAAGGAAAAGAATCGAGTTTAGATAATCAATTAGGATTATTAAGAATAGGTGATATTAATAGTAATTTATCCTTAGAAATTGAATTAAGATCTCAATTACCTAATTATGGGATGATTAGCGAATTATGGGCATCAATAAATCATGACAATGTAATTGTGAATTTATCTAATTCTAATAATAACAAAGTTAACGAAGATGATAAAATGGCTAATCAAGATGATGAAATAGTACAATTATCAGAATTAGAAATAGATAAAGATAAACCTATTATTCATAGTCCTAATTTAGAGATAACAGATTTATATATAGAAAATCAACAGGAAACTAATATATTAATAAAAGATATTGAAGACAAAAAAGATAATTATTTAGAAGAAGAATACTATCCAGAAATAGAAGCTAATAATCAAGAATCCTCCGCAAAATTATTGGTTTTAACACCTTATCCCGATGAAGAAAATAACCTTGCTCAATGGTTAACAAAACCTCATACAGATGAAGAGTATTTATATATCATCGTACAACTTTGTCAATGCTTTTTTTATCTATCTCAAAACAGTTGGTATTGCTTAGATTTATTCGTAGAATTTATTATTGTTGGCACACCGATTAAGTTTTATGATTTAACTCATATTTATCCGAAAAATATTGAATTAAAGATAGGTTTTTTAGGTAAATATTCTGCCCCCGAATTAGCCTATAGTAAAGAGATTAATCAATTTATGAGTAGCTATGTTATCGGTGCATTAATGTATCAAATGTTTCACGATAATAAATTACCTAATCCTGACAATTTAACCATTAATTTAATTCCCAAAATTTATCAAATTTTGCAAGTTTGTTTATATTCTATAACAGAAGAAAGATACCCTTTAAATCAACTTTTAAAGTTACTCATTGAGATAAAAAATGATTTAAAAAAAATTACTATTTCATGGGAAAAAGCAAATAAATCTATACTAGGTTTATCTTTAAAAAGATTAGTTAATGAAGATAGTTATGGGATTAAACAACTAGAAATTAATCAAAATAATATTATTTTAGCGGGAATTGCCGATGGTATGGGAGGAATGGCACAAGGAGAATTAGCTAGTAAATTAGCAATTCAAACGTTATTAGAAACTCCCTTTAATTTTGACTTAAATAATCAAGAGAATCAAACCAATTGGTTAACAGAAATTTTCAATCAAGCTAATCAAAATATCAATAAAAAAGTAGAAGATGGAGGCACAACTTTAAGTGTTATTTTAGCCGTTAACAATCAATTAATAATTAGTCATGTTGGTGATAGTCGAATTTATTTAATTAGAAATAAAGACATAATACAACTCAGTGAAGATCATTCTTTAGTTAATATGATGTTAACTAGTGGGCAAATTACCTATGAAGAAAGTTTAGATCATCCTGACAGAAATGTGTTGATAAAATTTTTAGGCTCAAAATCCGTTTTGAGTGATGGTTATGTGCAAAACTTAAGTAAGAATTTTGATAAAATTTCCCTAACTTTAGAAGATAATGATTTATTAATTTTATGCTCTGATGGAGTTTGGGATTTAATTAGTAACGAAGAGTTTATTGAGTTATTTACTGAAGGAAATAATCTTCATTTTTCCATTGATAAAGTTATAGAAAAAGTTTTACATAAAGGTGCATCTGATAATGCAACAATCATCACTTTAAAATGCTCTATTCATCCTTATAAATTTTAA
- a CDS encoding DUF3465 domain-containing protein has product MKKLVFIISFFLLIYFFPQHIKITLADNIIAQNNNSDQLLKNAFNKKISNFQVQSQGVVIKILKDDLEGGKHQRFILKLNTGQTLLIAHNIDLSPRINNLKVGDVVSFFGEYEWNAQGGVIHWTHKDPQGKHPHGWLKHKDKIYH; this is encoded by the coding sequence ATGAAAAAATTAGTCTTTATTATTAGTTTTTTTCTCTTAATATATTTTTTCCCTCAACATATAAAAATAACTCTAGCTGATAATATTATTGCCCAAAATAATAACAGTGATCAATTATTAAAAAACGCTTTTAATAAAAAAATATCTAATTTTCAAGTACAGAGTCAAGGTGTTGTCATAAAAATACTTAAAGATGATTTAGAAGGTGGTAAACATCAACGATTTATACTGAAATTAAATACTGGTCAGACTTTACTAATAGCACATAATATTGATTTATCTCCTCGAATTAACAACTTAAAAGTTGGGGATGTTGTCAGTTTTTTCGGTGAATATGAGTGGAATGCTCAAGGGGGAGTAATTCATTGGACACACAAAGATCCTCAAGGAAAACATCCTCATGGGTGGCTCAAACATAAAGATAAAATATATCATTAG